One part of the Nostoc sp. PCC 7120 = FACHB-418 genome encodes these proteins:
- the truA gene encoding tRNA pseudouridine(38-40) synthase TruA, giving the protein MLDSHQPKQTQRVALVVQYLGTHFHGWQRQKQHRTVQEEIETAIAKILGHHVTLHGAGRTDSGVHAAAQVAHFDATGLIPAHKWASVINSYLPKDILIKASAAVGDRWHARFSAAYRRYRYTIYTEDRPNLFVTPFSWHYYYAPLDESLMQAALKPLMGKHHLAAFHRAGSKRSHSWVEVQAVECHRSGPFIHIEIQADGFLYGMVRLLVGMLVQVGSGQRTLANFTELWKEQRREEVKHAAPSQGLCLLRVGYPDFPFTPDVWYDTMPKLVFSQESLVNSH; this is encoded by the coding sequence ATGTTAGATAGTCACCAGCCGAAACAAACTCAACGAGTAGCCTTGGTAGTGCAGTACCTTGGTACACATTTTCATGGCTGGCAACGACAAAAACAGCATCGGACAGTTCAGGAAGAAATCGAAACAGCGATCGCTAAAATTCTCGGACATCATGTCACACTACATGGTGCTGGGCGTACTGATAGCGGAGTCCACGCTGCTGCTCAAGTAGCCCATTTTGATGCTACAGGGTTAATTCCCGCACACAAGTGGGCATCAGTTATCAATAGTTACCTGCCCAAGGATATATTGATAAAAGCTTCAGCAGCTGTAGGCGACCGTTGGCACGCTCGTTTTAGCGCCGCATACAGGCGGTATCGCTACACAATCTATACTGAAGATCGACCGAACTTGTTCGTCACACCTTTCAGTTGGCATTATTATTATGCACCCCTAGATGAATCTCTGATGCAGGCTGCCCTTAAACCCCTGATGGGAAAGCATCACTTGGCGGCATTTCACCGTGCAGGGTCAAAGCGATCGCATTCTTGGGTAGAGGTACAAGCAGTAGAGTGTCATCGTAGTGGGCCGTTTATCCATATTGAAATTCAGGCTGATGGATTTTTATATGGCATGGTGCGACTGTTGGTAGGGATGTTAGTACAGGTAGGTTCCGGGCAACGAACTCTGGCTAACTTCACCGAACTCTGGAAAGAACAACGGCGGGAAGAAGTAAAACACGCCGCACCGTCACAGGGCTTATGCTTGTTACGAGTCGGCTATCCAGATTTTCCCTTTACCCCTGACGTTTGGTATGACACCATGCCAAAGTTAGTTTTTAGTCAAGAGTCATTAGTCAATAGTCATTAG
- a CDS encoding DNA-directed RNA polymerase subunit alpha, giving the protein MAQFQIECVESNTEESRNHYSKFILEPLERGQGTTVGNALRRVLLSNLEGTAVTAVRIAGVSHEFATVPGVREDVLEIIMRMKEVILKSYSSQAQIGRLLVNGPTTITASHFDLPSEVEVIDPTQYVATIAEGGKLEMEFRIERGKGYRTVERGREEATSLDFLQIDSIFMPVRKVNYSVEEVRADGSIPKDRLLLEVWTNGSISPQEALSSAAGILVDLFNPLKDISLEPTDTNSDIPDDPTAQIPIEELQLSVRAYNCLKRAQVNSVADLLDYTQEDLLEIKNFGQKSAEEVVEALQRRLGITLPQERSSKHN; this is encoded by the coding sequence GTGGCGCAGTTTCAAATTGAATGTGTAGAGTCTAATACAGAGGAAAGTCGGAACCATTACAGTAAATTTATTCTAGAACCTCTAGAACGTGGTCAGGGAACAACAGTCGGCAATGCGTTGCGGCGGGTTTTACTATCCAATCTAGAGGGAACAGCAGTCACAGCAGTGAGAATTGCCGGTGTTTCTCACGAGTTTGCTACAGTTCCAGGCGTGCGAGAAGATGTCTTAGAGATCATCATGCGGATGAAGGAAGTTATCCTCAAAAGCTATTCTTCTCAGGCCCAGATCGGCAGATTGCTAGTTAACGGCCCAACAACAATCACTGCATCACATTTTGATTTACCCAGTGAAGTAGAAGTTATTGATCCTACCCAGTATGTCGCTACTATTGCTGAGGGCGGCAAATTGGAAATGGAGTTCCGCATCGAAAGAGGCAAAGGATACCGCACAGTAGAAAGAGGGCGTGAAGAAGCTACATCTTTGGACTTTCTGCAAATTGACTCCATCTTTATGCCTGTGCGGAAAGTTAACTACAGTGTTGAGGAAGTGCGTGCTGATGGCTCCATTCCTAAAGACAGGCTTCTGTTAGAAGTTTGGACAAATGGTAGCATTTCTCCTCAAGAAGCCTTATCTTCAGCAGCCGGGATTCTAGTTGATTTGTTCAATCCGTTGAAAGATATTTCACTAGAACCAACGGATACAAACTCCGACATTCCAGACGACCCCACTGCTCAAATTCCTATCGAAGAGTTGCAACTCTCTGTACGGGCCTATAACTGTCTCAAGCGGGCGCAAGTCAACTCTGTGGCTGACTTGTTGGATTACACCCAAGAAGACTTGTTAGAGATCAAAAACTTCGGTCAGAAATCAGCAGAAGAAGTCGTGGAAGCTTTACAGCGACGCTTGGGCATCACCTTACCCCAAGAAAGAAGCTCTAAACACAACTAG
- the rpsM gene encoding 30S ribosomal protein S13, whose translation MARIAGVDLPRDKRVEIGLTYIYGIGLSRSQEIIAATGVNPDTRVKDLSDADVAALRGEVESNYQVEGDLRRLEAMNIKRLVDIGTYRGRRHRMGLPVRGQRTRTNARTRRGRRQTVAGKKKAPGK comes from the coding sequence GTGGCACGTATTGCCGGAGTAGACCTTCCACGCGACAAACGCGTTGAAATCGGTCTAACCTATATCTACGGAATTGGACTATCAAGGTCGCAAGAGATTATCGCGGCTACAGGTGTTAACCCAGATACCCGTGTTAAAGACCTCAGTGATGCCGATGTAGCAGCCCTGCGAGGCGAAGTCGAAAGCAACTATCAAGTTGAAGGTGACTTGCGCCGCTTGGAAGCAATGAACATCAAGCGCTTAGTTGACATTGGTACATACAGAGGTCGCCGTCATCGGATGGGCTTACCAGTCAGAGGACAAAGAACTCGCACTAATGCTAGAACTCGTCGTGGGAGAAGGCAGACAGTGGCCGGTAAGAAGAAGGCTCCTGGTAAGTAA
- the rpmJ gene encoding 50S ribosomal protein L36, with translation MKVRASVKKICEKCNVIRRRGRVMVICVNPKHKQRQG, from the coding sequence ATGAAAGTCAGAGCCTCGGTCAAGAAAATTTGTGAAAAATGCAACGTAATCCGCCGTCGTGGACGCGTTATGGTGATCTGTGTTAATCCCAAGCACAAGCAACGTCAAGGATAA
- the infA gene encoding translation initiation factor IF-1 has product MSKQDLIEMEGTVTESLPNAMFRVDLDNGFNVLAHISGKIRRNYIKILPGDRVKVELTPYDLTKGRITYRLRKK; this is encoded by the coding sequence TTGTCTAAACAAGATTTGATTGAAATGGAAGGCACTGTTACTGAGTCTTTGCCTAATGCCATGTTTCGCGTTGACCTAGATAACGGCTTCAACGTGTTAGCACACATCTCAGGTAAGATTCGCCGTAACTACATCAAAATTTTGCCTGGCGATCGCGTCAAAGTGGAACTAACTCCCTACGACCTCACAAAAGGCAGAATCACCTACCGACTGCGCAAGAAGTAG
- the rplQ gene encoding 50S ribosomal protein L17 gives MRHRNRVKKLGKPADQRRALLRALTTELIRHGRITTTLVRAKVVRSEVDKIITLAKDGSLAARRRALGYIYDKQLVHALFEQVSSRYGNRQGGYTRILHTVPRRGDNAEMAIIELV, from the coding sequence ATGCGTCACCGGAATCGGGTCAAAAAACTTGGTAAACCAGCTGATCAGCGCCGCGCCCTGTTACGAGCGTTGACTACTGAGCTAATCCGTCATGGTCGGATTACCACTACTTTGGTTCGTGCGAAAGTGGTACGAAGCGAAGTAGATAAAATCATCACCCTAGCAAAAGATGGCTCATTAGCAGCACGTCGTCGAGCGTTGGGTTACATCTACGATAAACAGCTAGTTCATGCGCTGTTTGAGCAAGTTTCCTCTCGGTATGGTAATCGTCAAGGCGGATATACCCGTATTCTGCATACCGTACCTCGTCGGGGTGACAATGCTGAGATGGCGATTATTGAATTGGTGTAG
- the rpsK gene encoding 30S ribosomal protein S11 codes for MARQPTKKSGSKKQKRNVPNGMAYIQSTFNNSIVTITDQNGDVISWASAGSSGFKGAKKGTPFAAQTAAESAARRAIDQGMRQIEVMVSGPGAGRETAIRALQGAGLEITLIRDITPIPHNGCRPPKRRRV; via the coding sequence ATGGCAAGACAACCAACAAAAAAATCTGGGAGTAAGAAGCAGAAACGGAACGTTCCCAATGGAATGGCTTACATCCAATCTACTTTCAACAATAGCATTGTCACCATCACCGACCAAAATGGAGATGTAATTTCTTGGGCTAGTGCAGGTTCTAGCGGTTTTAAAGGTGCTAAAAAAGGAACTCCCTTTGCAGCACAAACCGCAGCAGAAAGTGCAGCCAGACGAGCTATCGACCAAGGAATGCGCCAAATTGAAGTGATGGTTAGTGGGCCAGGAGCAGGTAGAGAAACTGCGATTCGGGCGCTTCAAGGAGCAGGGCTAGAAATTACCCTGATTCGAGACATAACCCCCATTCCTCACAATGGTTGCCGTCCGCCAAAACGCCGTCGCGTATAG